One genomic region from Acidobacteriota bacterium encodes:
- a CDS encoding multidrug efflux RND transporter permease subunit, with translation MSPSRIFIERPVATSLLMAAILLSGIVAYFQLPVSALPQVDYPTIQVLTFYPGASPDVMASSVTAPLERQFGQMPGLNQMTSSSSFGSSLITLQFDLELSLDVAEQEVQASINAGTTFLPKDLPNPPIYSKTNPADAPIITLALTSDTLPLAKVEDLADTRLAQKISQLPGVGLVSISGGQKPAVRIQANPTALAAYGMSLEDLRSAVALSNVNQATGNFDGPKQAYTIDTNDQIISSAGYRSAIIAYRNGGAVRLSDVATVIDDAENVKQSAWSNKTPAVILNIQRQPGANIIGVVDRIEKLLPQLKTSLPSAINLSVLTDRTTTIRASVKDVQFELMLTVALVVLVIFLFLRTLAATVIPSIAVPLSLVGTFGVMYLLGYSLDNLSLMALTISTGFVVDDAIVVIENITRHLEAGMRPMQAALLGAQQIGFTVLSMSTSLVAVFIPILLMGGIVGRLFREFAVTLSIAIALSSLVSLTLTPMMCAKLLRSAHDIKHGWLYRASERFFNWLLRDYDKSLSWVLRHPQPMLLVTILTICLSIYLYIIVPKGFFPDQDTGRMMGNIQAAQDISYQEMRQKLSQVVEIILKDPAVDTVGAFTGGGGGSTTNTARMFVSLKSIQQRKVSASDVINRLRGPLSKVPGAQTFLRPVQDINVGGRLSNALYQYTLQGDSVADLTQWTPLLMERMRKLPQLTDVNSDQQNRGLVASLDIDRDTAARLGLNFQLIDNTLYDAFGQRQVSTMYRSLNQYHVVMEVAPQYWQNPETLKQLYVQAPSGAQIPFSAFAKYKTDLTPLAVNHQGLFPATTISFNLAAGVALGDAVQAIQQAQRDIGMPASIQAGFQGTAQAFQSSLANEWILIVAALLAVYIVLGILYESYIHPITILSTLPSAGVGALLALLLFKIDLTIIALIGIILLIGIVKKNAIMMIDFALEAEREHGRKPEEAIYQACLLRFRPIMMTTLAALLGGLPLAFGRGTGAELRQPLGITIVGGLIVSQMLTLFTTPVVYMYLDRLGWWLKAVRGKIMGKRKLRLTKTA, from the coding sequence ATGAGTCCTTCACGCATTTTTATCGAACGCCCGGTCGCCACGTCATTGCTGATGGCGGCGATTTTGTTGTCGGGCATCGTCGCGTATTTTCAATTGCCCGTGTCGGCGTTGCCACAGGTGGATTATCCGACGATTCAGGTGCTGACGTTTTATCCCGGAGCCAGCCCCGACGTGATGGCTTCATCAGTCACGGCTCCGCTGGAGCGGCAGTTCGGGCAAATGCCGGGCTTGAATCAGATGACGTCCAGCAGTTCGTTTGGCAGTTCGTTGATTACGCTGCAATTTGATCTGGAACTCAGTCTGGATGTAGCCGAACAAGAGGTGCAGGCTTCGATCAATGCGGGGACGACATTTTTGCCGAAAGACCTGCCGAATCCACCGATTTACAGCAAAACCAATCCGGCGGATGCGCCGATTATCACGCTGGCGTTGACCTCCGACACGTTGCCGTTGGCAAAAGTCGAAGACCTTGCGGATACGCGATTGGCGCAAAAGATTTCGCAATTGCCCGGCGTCGGTTTGGTCAGTATCAGCGGCGGGCAAAAACCGGCGGTGCGCATTCAGGCCAACCCAACTGCGCTGGCGGCATATGGCATGAGCCTCGAAGATTTGCGCAGCGCGGTCGCGTTATCAAATGTGAATCAGGCAACGGGAAATTTCGACGGCCCCAAACAAGCGTACACAATTGACACGAATGACCAGATTATTTCCAGCGCGGGGTATCGTTCAGCCATCATCGCGTATCGCAACGGCGGCGCGGTGCGGCTGTCGGATGTCGCCACCGTGATTGACGATGCCGAGAACGTCAAACAGTCCGCGTGGTCGAACAAAACGCCGGCTGTCATTCTGAACATTCAACGACAGCCCGGAGCCAATATTATTGGTGTCGTAGACCGCATCGAAAAGCTCTTGCCACAGCTTAAAACTTCGCTGCCGTCAGCAATCAATTTGTCCGTGCTGACCGACCGCACGACGACGATTCGTGCCTCAGTCAAAGATGTGCAATTTGAATTAATGCTGACCGTCGCGCTGGTTGTGCTGGTGATTTTTTTGTTCCTGCGCACGCTGGCCGCGACCGTCATTCCCAGCATTGCCGTACCGCTTTCGCTGGTCGGCACATTCGGCGTGATGTACCTGCTCGGTTATAGCCTCGATAACCTTTCGTTGATGGCGCTGACGATCTCAACGGGCTTTGTCGTAGATGACGCCATCGTCGTGATTGAAAACATCACTCGTCATTTGGAAGCCGGAATGCGCCCGATGCAAGCCGCATTGCTCGGCGCACAGCAGATCGGTTTCACGGTGCTTTCGATGAGTACATCGCTGGTCGCGGTCTTCATTCCGATTCTGTTGATGGGCGGGATTGTCGGGCGGTTGTTCCGCGAATTTGCGGTGACGCTTTCAATTGCGATTGCGCTTTCCTCGCTGGTGTCATTAACGCTGACGCCGATGATGTGTGCGAAGTTATTGCGCTCCGCTCACGACATAAAACACGGATGGCTGTATCGCGCGAGTGAACGTTTCTTCAATTGGTTGCTGCGTGACTATGACAAAAGCCTCAGTTGGGTGTTGCGTCATCCGCAACCCATGTTGCTGGTCACGATTCTGACGATTTGCCTAAGCATCTATTTGTACATCATCGTGCCCAAGGGCTTCTTTCCCGATCAGGACACGGGGCGGATGATGGGCAACATTCAAGCCGCGCAGGACATTTCGTATCAGGAGATGCGGCAGAAACTTTCGCAAGTCGTGGAAATCATTCTCAAAGACCCGGCAGTTGACACTGTCGGCGCATTCACGGGCGGCGGCGGTGGTTCCACTACGAACACGGCGCGGATGTTCGTTTCGCTGAAATCAATCCAGCAACGCAAAGTCAGCGCCAGCGACGTCATCAATCGGTTGCGTGGTCCGCTATCAAAAGTTCCTGGCGCACAAACTTTCCTGCGTCCTGTGCAGGACATCAACGTCGGCGGCAGGTTGAGCAACGCGCTGTACCAATACACGCTGCAAGGCGATAGCGTCGCTGATCTGACGCAATGGACGCCGCTGCTGATGGAGCGTATGCGCAAGCTGCCGCAACTAACCGATGTCAATTCCGATCAGCAAAATCGTGGTTTGGTCGCATCACTCGACATTGACCGTGACACGGCGGCTCGGCTCGGGCTGAATTTTCAATTGATTGACAACACGCTCTACGACGCCTTTGGGCAACGGCAAGTCTCGACGATGTATCGCTCCCTGAATCAGTACCACGTCGTGATGGAGGTTGCGCCGCAATATTGGCAAAATCCTGAAACGCTGAAACAGCTTTATGTGCAAGCTCCGTCGGGCGCACAAATTCCCTTCAGCGCGTTTGCGAAATACAAGACCGATTTGACGCCGCTGGCGGTCAATCATCAGGGGCTTTTTCCCGCGACGACAATCTCGTTCAATCTCGCCGCTGGCGTAGCGCTGGGCGATGCGGTGCAGGCCATTCAGCAGGCACAACGCGACATCGGCATGCCCGCGTCCATACAGGCCGGTTTTCAAGGCACAGCCCAGGCCTTTCAATCTTCGCTGGCGAATGAATGGATATTGATCGTAGCGGCGTTGCTGGCGGTGTACATCGTGCTGGGCATTTTGTACGAAAGCTACATTCATCCGATCACGATTCTCTCAACGCTGCCGTCCGCAGGCGTGGGCGCATTATTGGCCTTATTGCTCTTCAAGATTGACCTGACCATCATCGCGCTGATCGGCATCATCCTGCTGATCGGCATCGTGAAAAAGAACGCGATTATGATGATTGACTTCGCTCTCGAAGCAGAACGCGAACATGGCAGGAAACCCGAAGAAGCAATTTATCAAGCGTGCCTGCTGCGCTTTCGTCCGATCATGATGACGACGCTGGCGGCATTGCTGGGCGGCTTGCCATTAGCGTTTGGCAGAGGGACAGGCGCAGAGTTGCGGCAACCGTTGGGCATCACGATTGTCGGCGGCTTGATCGTCAGCCAGATGCTGACGCTGTTCACAACGCCGGTCGTGTATATGTATTTGGACCGGTTGGGGTGGTGGCTGAAGGCTGTGCGCGGCAAAATCATGGGAAAGCGTAAATTGCGCCTCACCAAAACAGCCTGA
- a CDS encoding TolC family protein, with the protein MKFGLCNALAHCLCLLILTGSFSTRVSAQTPLPQPEPTRSPSPPLSIQPLSIQADTLTQRMPDHLTGVAADKVVRWTLKDSILAALEKNPDIEIGRQSVRLAQFSILAAQGVYDPLASSTLNYNWQRTPNFSQFSGSAQDFLQNTSLTYNFGYLQAVERTGGSYQINFNNARNTSNTANLATYYNPALTLALTQPLQRNFAIDANRHLIQINKKKLDLSDAQFRQQVIQIIASVEQVYWDLSFAIRSEEIQRDALKLAETQLRNNQEQVKAGTLAQIDVITAATQVETVRQQVFQAMQAVAQAEDALKLLTVEGTTDELWISQIVPVESFELKPLTLSLPDALQLALDNRPEINQFAPQKEINDIDVKYFRDQTKPQVDLTASYGVVGVGGSAASFPDANGVLQPAKVSPVFIGGYGTALDSLAKNSFPVVRVGLNLALPLHNRTAQANLGSALETGRQLDTQLRKQQQTIQSDVRTAYHAVEAARLSYGAARSARAYAEQQLSGEQEKFSVGLSTTFLVLTRQNDLTQARGVEVQTLTNYNKAVADLQRAIAATLSANSIEIQSGKDNPLGSGRP; encoded by the coding sequence ATGAAATTTGGTCTATGCAACGCCTTAGCGCATTGCTTATGCTTGCTGATTCTTACGGGCAGTTTTAGCACGCGCGTTTCCGCCCAGACACCACTACCGCAACCAGAGCCAACACGCTCGCCAAGTCCGCCCCTGAGCATCCAGCCCCTGAGTATTCAGGCTGACACGCTGACGCAACGCATGCCCGATCATCTGACCGGCGTGGCGGCGGACAAGGTGGTGCGCTGGACGCTGAAAGATTCGATTCTGGCGGCGCTCGAAAAGAATCCGGACATCGAGATCGGGCGGCAAAGTGTACGGCTGGCGCAATTCAGCATTCTGGCGGCGCAAGGGGTTTACGACCCGCTGGCGTCATCAACGCTCAATTACAATTGGCAGCGCACGCCGAACTTCTCGCAATTCAGCGGCAGCGCGCAGGATTTTTTACAGAACACTTCGCTCACCTATAACTTCGGTTATTTGCAAGCGGTCGAACGCACGGGCGGCAGCTATCAAATCAATTTCAATAACGCCCGGAACACTTCCAACACCGCCAATCTGGCGACTTACTATAATCCGGCCTTAACACTGGCGTTGACACAACCGTTGCAGCGCAACTTCGCCATTGATGCCAATCGCCATCTCATTCAAATCAACAAGAAAAAGCTCGACCTCTCTGACGCACAGTTTCGCCAACAGGTAATTCAAATCATCGCCAGCGTGGAGCAGGTATATTGGGACTTGAGCTTCGCCATTCGCAGCGAAGAGATTCAGCGTGATGCATTAAAACTGGCCGAAACACAATTACGGAATAACCAGGAGCAGGTCAAAGCCGGCACGCTCGCACAAATAGATGTGATTACCGCCGCCACTCAAGTGGAGACCGTGCGCCAGCAGGTTTTTCAGGCCATGCAAGCTGTCGCGCAGGCCGAAGACGCCTTGAAATTATTGACCGTTGAAGGCACCACGGATGAGTTGTGGATTAGCCAGATCGTGCCGGTTGAAAGCTTTGAGTTAAAACCGTTGACGTTGTCGTTACCCGACGCGCTGCAACTGGCGCTCGACAATCGGCCTGAAATCAACCAATTCGCGCCGCAAAAAGAGATAAATGACATAGACGTGAAATACTTCCGCGACCAGACCAAGCCGCAGGTTGACCTGACCGCGTCATACGGAGTGGTGGGCGTGGGCGGATCAGCGGCATCTTTCCCCGATGCCAATGGCGTCCTGCAACCGGCCAAGGTGTCGCCGGTTTTCATCGGCGGCTATGGCACGGCGCTCGACAGCCTCGCCAAAAATTCGTTCCCGGTCGTGCGCGTGGGCTTGAATCTCGCCCTGCCCCTGCACAATCGCACGGCGCAAGCCAATCTGGGCAGCGCGCTGGAAACCGGTCGCCAACTCGACACCCAGTTGCGCAAACAACAACAAACCATCCAATCCGACGTGCGCACGGCCTATCACGCCGTCGAAGCCGCCCGGCTGAGTTATGGCGCGGCCCGTTCCGCGCGCGCATACGCCGAACAGCAATTGTCCGGCGAACAAGAGAAATTTTCGGTCGGCCTTTCCACCACCTTCCTGGTGCTGACCCGTCAGAACGACCTGACACAAGCGCGCGGCGTCGAGGTGCAAACCCTGACCAATTACAACAAAGCGGTGGCCGACTTACAGCGCGCCATTGCGGCCACACTGAGCGCAAACAGCATCGAAATTCAATCTGGTAAAGACAACCCGCTTGGCTCAGGCAGGCCGTAA
- a CDS encoding MdtA/MuxA family multidrug efflux RND transporter periplasmic adaptor subunit, with amino-acid sequence MSANTKSLPQPDLTAAQDEPQRVNGPGAVVTVFRLEPQSAKRLKEVTAAPPAPPPTTAEAPRPAAGQNEALPAAGHQSHTRWWLLLFAVLLASGFWAYQRPPAVSAPLKPARNAVPSVPVTIATARTSDIPVYLNGLGTVTPLNTISVKTRLDGQLTRIDFKEGQFVNKGALLAEIDARPYEVQLAQAQAQLERDQATLNNAKADLARYQYLVGKGIIPQQQVDTQAAVVAQNSAVIKVDETQIDNAKLQLTYCRITAPISGRIGLRQVDPGNMVHAADANGLVVITQVQPIGVLFTIPEDSLSAVLQKFRTGAQLSAEAYDRSGQTKLVAGRLLTMDNQIDPATGTNRLKAVFENKANALFPNQFVNIRLLVETQKDKVLIPAVAIQRGPNGAFVYVVKPDQTVEVRPVTVSTMEGTEAAIDSGLAANEQVVTDGVDKLQAGSKVQIANKEKAGA; translated from the coding sequence ATGAGTGCAAATACAAAATCCCTCCCCCAACCGGATTTGACCGCAGCACAAGATGAACCACAGCGCGTCAATGGGCCTGGGGCCGTCGTGACGGTGTTCCGGCTGGAACCACAATCGGCCAAGCGGCTCAAAGAGGTCACGGCGGCACCGCCGGCTCCGCCTCCGACAACAGCGGAAGCGCCACGCCCGGCGGCCGGCCAAAATGAAGCGTTGCCCGCCGCCGGTCACCAAAGCCATACACGCTGGTGGTTGCTGTTATTCGCTGTCTTGCTCGCAAGCGGATTCTGGGCGTACCAGCGACCCCCTGCCGTCAGTGCGCCGCTAAAACCCGCGCGGAATGCCGTGCCCAGTGTGCCGGTAACGATTGCCACCGCGCGCACGAGCGACATTCCCGTTTATCTGAACGGGCTGGGCACCGTCACACCACTCAACACCATCTCCGTGAAAACGCGGCTGGACGGCCAATTGACCCGCATAGATTTCAAGGAAGGACAATTCGTCAACAAAGGCGCGTTGCTGGCGGAAATTGACGCGCGCCCTTACGAAGTACAACTGGCGCAAGCACAGGCGCAACTGGAACGCGATCAAGCGACGCTCAACAACGCCAAGGCCGATCTGGCGCGTTACCAGTATCTGGTCGGCAAAGGCATCATTCCGCAACAGCAGGTAGACACGCAGGCTGCGGTGGTCGCCCAGAATTCCGCCGTCATCAAGGTGGATGAAACGCAGATAGACAATGCGAAATTGCAATTGACCTATTGCCGCATCACTGCGCCCATCAGCGGACGCATCGGGCTGCGACAAGTTGATCCCGGCAATATGGTGCATGCGGCGGATGCCAACGGTTTGGTCGTCATCACACAAGTGCAGCCTATCGGTGTGCTCTTCACTATTCCCGAAGACAGTTTGAGTGCCGTGTTGCAAAAATTTCGCACGGGCGCGCAATTGTCGGCGGAAGCCTATGACCGCAGCGGACAGACGAAACTCGTCGCGGGCCGTTTGCTGACGATGGATAACCAGATTGATCCGGCCACTGGCACGAACCGTTTGAAAGCCGTGTTTGAGAACAAAGCGAACGCGCTCTTCCCCAATCAATTCGTCAATATTCGGTTGTTGGTCGAAACGCAAAAAGACAAAGTGTTGATCCCCGCCGTCGCCATTCAGCGTGGCCCGAACGGAGCTTTTGTGTATGTCGTAAAACCCGACCAAACCGTCGAAGTGCGTCCCGTCACCGTCAGCACAATGGAAGGGACAGAGGCCGCGATTGATTCCGGCCTTGCCGCCAATGAACAAGTCGTGACCGACGGCGTAGACAAATTGCAAGCCGGCAGCAAAGTGCAAATCGCCAACAAAGAAAAGGCTGGAGCCTGA